One genomic region from Balaenoptera acutorostrata chromosome 1, mBalAcu1.1, whole genome shotgun sequence encodes:
- the MYOC gene encoding myocilin → MPAVQLLLLVCLVWGVGARTAQFRKANDRSGRCQYTFSVASPNESSCPEQGQAMSAIQDLQRDSSEQRAALESTEARLSSLEALLHRLTSGQAAAPWDTQEGLQRELELAYRDLVRDKSALEEEKRRLQAENGDLARRLESSSKEVARLRRGQCPQARSTSEDVPPGSKEVSKWNLENVDFQELKSELTEVPASRILKESPSGHPRSEEGGTGCGELIWVGEPVTLRTAETLTGKYGVWMRDPKAAYPYTQETTWRIDTVGTDVRQVFEYDLISQFLRGYPSKVHVLPRPLESTGAVVYQGSLYFQGEESRTVIRYELRTETLKAEKEIPGAGYHGQFPYSWGGYTDIDLAVDETGLWVIYSTEAAKGAIVLSKLNPENLELEQTWETNIRKQSVANAFIICSTLYTISSYSLPDATVNFAYDTGTGSSKALTVPFKNRYKYSSMIDYNPLEKKLFAWDNFNMVTYDIRLSQM, encoded by the exons ATGCCAGCcgtccagctgctgctgctggtctgtcTGGTATGGGGTGTGGGTGCCAGGACAGCCCAGTTCCGGAAGGCCAACGACCGGAGTGGCCGATGCCAGTACACCTTCAGCGTGGCCAGCCCCAATGAGTCCAGCTGCCCCGAGCAGGGCCAGGCCATGTCAGCCATCCAGGACCTGCAGAGGGACAGCAGCGAACAGCGCGCGGCCCTGGAGTCCACCGAAGCCCGGCTCAGCTCCCTGGAGGCCCTCCTCCACCGCCTGACCTCGGGCCAGGCTGCCGCGCCCTGGGACACCCAGGAGGGGCTGCAGAGGGAGCTGGAGTTAGCCTACAGAGACCTCGTCCGTGACAAGTCAGctctggaggaggagaagagacgACTGCAGGCAGAGAACGGGGATCTGGCCAGGAGGTTGGAAAGCAGTAGCAAGGAGGTAGCACGCCTGAGGAGGGGCCAGTGTCCCCAGGCCCGCAGCACCTCTGAGGACGTACCACCAGGCTCCAAGGAAG TTTCTAAATGGAATTTGGAGAACGTGGACTTTCAGGAATTGAAGTCAGAGTTAACTGAGGTTCCTGCTTCCCGAATCTTGAAGGAGAGTCCATCTGGTCATCCCAGGAGTGAAGAGGGAGGCACTG GATGTGGAGAACTCATTTGGGTAGGAGAACCTGTCACTCTGAGAACAGCTGAAACACTCACGGGCAAGTACGGCGTGTGGATGAGAGACCCCAAGGCCGCCTACCCCTATACCCAGGAGACCACGTGGAGGATCGACACAGTGGGCACAGACGTCCGCCAGGTTTTTGAGTATGACCTCATCAGCCAATTCCTGCGGGGCTACCCTTCCAAGGTGCACGTGCTGCCCAGGCCGCTGGAAAGCACAGGCGCCGTGGTGTACCAGGGCAGCCTCTACTTCCAGGGCGAGGAGTCCAGAACGGTGATCAGATACGAGCTGCGCACCGAGACGCTGAAGGCTGAGAAGGAAATCCCTGGAGCCGGCTACCACGGGCAGTTCCCCTATTCCTGGGGCGGCTACACAGACATCGACCTGGCAGTAGATGAGACAGGCCTCTGGGTCATCTACAGCACCGAGGCGGCCAAAGGCGCCATTGTCCTCTCCAAGCTGAACCCAGAGAATCTGGAGCTGGAACAAACCTGGGAGACTAACATCCGTAAGCAGTCGGTCGCCAACGCCTTCATCATCTGCAGCACCTTGTATACCATCAGCAGCTATTCACTGCCTGATGCTACCGTCAACTTCGCATACGACACCGGCACCGGTAGCAGCAAGGCCCTGACGGTCCCGTTCAAGAACCGCTACAAATACAGCAGCATGATCGACTACAACCCCCTGGAGAAGAAGCTCTTTGCCTGGGACAACTTCAACATGGTCACCTATGACATCAGGCTCTCCCAGATGTGA